The segment ATAGTTCACATAGTATAAAATTCACTCAACGTAAGTAATTCCATGTTTTTTAGTGTATACATACAGGTTGTGCAGCCATGGCAGCAATCTATGTCAGGGAACTTGTCCCTCAAGAAGGAACCCCTTACCTATGAAGCAGCTCCACCCCCTCCTTATACTGCAGCGACTGCTTAGGCATTGTCGCTGTGGTAATCTCAGTCAGTTACTGATGTTTCTTATCATGGAGTCAttcagtggtggtttgaatatgcttggcctatgggaagtggctctattaggaggtgtggccttggaggaagtgtgtcactgtgggggtgggctttgaggtcctacgCTCAAGCTCCgcccaaggcagaggagagtctccttctggctgcctgtggatcaagatgtagaacccatgcctcctcctgcaccatgtctgcctggatgcggccatgcctcccaccatgacgagaatggactgaacctctgaaactgtgagccaaccccaattaaatgttgcctttataagagttgccttggtcatggtgtggaaaccctaagacaccgtccttcctttgatgtctttGAAGTTCACTCTTTTGTATGTACCAGTATTACGTGTCTTCTGTTGTTACATTGCAGCCATGTGTGCACAtacctcctgtctgtctgtctgtctgtctgcctgcctgctcatCCGGTTGTTTCCTCTTTGGCTGCTGTGATGTCTGAGTACTGCTATGAAGGGTGTGCACATGTCTGcgagggtgtatgctgctgttTCTTACACACGCCTAGGACTGGAATGTAGTCATGTGGTGAACACGGTTTACCTGTATTTTCCAAAGGGACCAAACAATTGCGGTTCCTCCTGGCATCCCCAGGCGTGTGAAGCAGGGCCTGATCATGGGTACTCATGAGTAGTGGTGCTGGAAGCCTTTGCCTGTTCTGTTTAAGACCATGTtctgagtctggagagatggctcagtggttaagagcactgactgaacttccaaaggccctgaattcaattcccagcagccacatggtggctcacaactatcctgTGAAGAGATccggcaccctcttctggtgtctgaaaacagctacagtgtacttacatatagtaaattaattagttagttaggttaaaatttaaatttaaaaaattttaaatttaatttaaaaagaccaTGTTCTGTTTAagtttcttaatttatttattttttaatgcgtGGGAATGTTTTCATGCTTTCACACCATGTACATGTaatgcctgtggagaccagaagaaggcattagatctcctggaactggaatttttGAGGAACCATATTGggttctggaaaccaaaccctagtcctctgcaaaagcagcaaggacCAAAGAACCATCACTTCGACTGCCCTGCCCCCcatgccccccactccccccacccctcccctcgtCGATTTAAACACACCTGCAGCACAGGTGGCTCAATGAGCTATCTCTGGGCCAGGCTCTCAGGGCACTGCAGCGACCTAAATAAACAGTCTTCAGCCTTCAGCCCAAAGTGTGCAAATGTGTAAACATAAAAGCGTGGTCCTGGGAAATCCACCACAAGGTGACCTATGCGCCACGACTCAGATCTAAAATGGAACGGGGTCCTGAGATCTTGTTTCCCACAGTGAAAACAGTCTTGGAGATCTAAGCATTGAGCAGTTAGACACTCGACTCTGAAGCTGACAGCCTTAGATCTTCAGAAATGACTAATTTACTGTAACAGATTCAGTTGCCCAGTGTGGTGTGCCATCGTCGGCTGCAGGCAGCTGTGGGGTCCCAGAGAGGAGACACACATCCTATGAAAGTTGTACCTAGACACGCACTAGAAGGATTTTGGGGCCTGAAGAGCAAGACAGGAGTCACTTACTGCTTGATGGACAGTTGACTTTTAGTGTGAGACAGAAGCTCTAGCGATGGAGGGACAGGGTGGGTGTGCTTAATGCCTTTGCTCTGTGCATCCAGAAGTGGCCCGGGTGCTCTTTATCCAGTCCTGTTTACTGCACCGCGGCACAAGAACTACCGACAGGGTTCCTCCCAGGTCACCTACTCTGAAGGATGAAAACACCCAGCAAAGCCGGATTGGCCAGCTGCTGCTGGTCTGGTCCGCACCTGCCCCCGCGCTCGCTCTCCCGGTTTACCCGTGGCCAGACTTAAGCGCGACACTCGCTGGGTCCACTTAAGACCCAGGACCCCAGACTGTTAAGCCGGTGTGGATGGACGCCCGGACGCCGGAAGTTCCCTGTGGGGACTTGCTGCAGAACGCGGTGAGTGACGCGCGCCCCAGGGCTCCGGGACCAAGGTCGCCGGCTTTAGGGTACAGGAAGGGATCGTGACCGCAGCCGTGGGGATGCTAGGGAGCTAAAGTCTTTAGCCAAAGGCGTGATGGCGGACGCCGGGCAGCTGGGGATGCAACTCGTTCCTACAGAGCCTGGACCCTTGTCCCTTACCTGGCTCATCcgctttcccctcctccccaccctccagtCCTATCCCAAGACCCTAGTCAGGTGTCCATCTGAgaacttccttctcttcctccaagtCCCGCCCCTTGTCCCAGATCGAGCccacccctccttttcctcctaaaGCCCAAGCACCGCCCATTCCTTCCCGGCCCGGTGTCTTCTCCAGCACCCGCCAAAACAAGTCTGTCACCATGGCAGGTCTTTACGTTTAAAAGAATCTGTTGGAGTCCACACAATCTACATTCTTCTGAAAGGCTACCTGCCACACGGTCCGGGTTCGAGGACTTGCGCGTCCATCTGTATGGGCACCGCAGACGTTGGGACAAAGATAACCCAGGGTAGACTCACGCCAGATGTGTAGACTATAAAGTATCAAACCGAAGCCTCACAGTCACCGCAGTGGCATTTCTGTATGGTTTGTGTCGTGCGCTATTAAATAGCCAAAGCAAATACAAAGGGCCCACGGGCCTTTGATACGCAGTGGACTGTAGTGACAGGGTGACTGTTTCCTGCTTTGATGGAGCTTACAGCTCTGTTTATTCTTTAGATATGTCCATCATAGGAGACAGTTTGTTCCTAGGGATGTAACTGCCTGTAATGCCAGGGCTCcagagcagacagaggcaggcagatctgagttccaggtcagggcAAAGGGAAATCAAttcaagttggaggccagctgggttcacacagtgagttccagcccagtcagggctacatagggaggccAGGTCTCAATATGCAACAACAAAATTAATGGGTGTGTCTGTTTAGGTTATTCCATGGTATTTACAACGCCCTCCATGAATAGTAAATACCTTATTTATGTAGTTACCGAAGATTCATTTTCCAGGCCGAAAATCTGCTTGAAGAAGTCGAAGAACATTTCCAAGCGCTGACTACAACGTTAAACCTCAGAAATATCCTTTTCCGTTCTTACTGAACACCCTAAAGCCGTTGGTTGTTGGGGCAGCTTCCTTGCCCTCTGCTGTGAGTGTATGACTTTACACGAGGTCTCCCCATGACTTTACACGAGGTCTCCCCGTATTCCCATTTGCGCTTCCCTGCGGCATCTGTAAGCATTAAGTATCCTTTGCTTCCTGTTTGTCTGGAGCGCAGGGCATCTGAACGGCTCGTACACAGTCCAGGGGGCAGATGCAGCACCCAGGCCGCCCGGCTGCCCAGCAAGCCTAATTGAATAAGTCTGGTTTGCAACACAGACTCCACAGCCCGCGGGGACCTTAGAGAGCAGAGCCAGGGAGGAAGGACATGGCTCTCCTGACTTCATTTTGACCAGAGCGAgcaattttgtgttttgtctcagaaaaatgaaatcaaacaatTAGAATATAATGTTCAGTCCCAAACTCTACATGTTAGTGAACTTCTATGTATTTAGAGTGACTGTATGGCATCTTTACTTGTGAGTTCATTAGAATACAGttactttataaaattttaaaattaaatagtttTTACAGTTCGTGTTACGTCTAGGTTAAATTGCCCCAACACTTGCctaaggattttgttttgttttggttttttaacatGATTAAATTCACTTTTCAGAAAAATCataggaaggggctggagagatgcccagcagttaagagcatttgctgtctTTGCAGAGAGACCAGGTTtgcttcccagaacccacacagtggctcacaaccatctctaactccagtttcaagggatcccATAATCCCTTtggtctcctcaggcaccaggcatgtttGTGGTGACTATAACTACATCCAGGCAAAACACTtagacaataaaataaatcttaaataataaaTCACGGGAAGTGGACTGGAAGATGACTCAGCCTGTAAGGAAGCTGCCACGCCTTAGTCCAGTCCATGGGACCCTTCccaaagagagaggacagcctccAGAACATTGTCACCTGACCTAAAACCTGGGTCATTGTatgcacacccacaaacacatacacaccacacacacaaacacacattcaccacatacacacacacacacacaaacacatgtacacatgcatatgcacacaaacatatacacacaaacacatacataacacacttaccacacactcatcacacacataaacacatattcaccacacacacacaaacacacacaaagtatacacacaaacccatacacacacacaaacacatacacaccacatactcaccacacacataaacacatacacacacagtatacatacacaaacacatacatatacacaaacacacattcatctcacacacacacacaaacacacattcatcacacacacacacacacaaacatgtacacacacacaaacatgtacacacacaaacacatacacacacacaaacacatacacaccacgcACTCACCACAtacaccaacacatacacacacacacacacacacacacacacgcaaactacatatacacacaatacatacacacacagtatacacaaacacatatataccacatactcaccacacacacaaacacacattcaccacacacacacacaaacacagtatacacacacacaaacacatacatacacacacacacaaacacagtatacacacagaaacacacacatatacacacaagcacatacatacacacacaaatacatatacacataaacacacaaacacatacacaccacacaccacacatacaaacatacacacacacaaaaatagcatatacacataaacacatacatacacacacactcaccacaaacacatatacacacacaaacacatacacaaacagtatacatacacaaacacacacacatatatacacacacatccataaacacacatcacacacaagaaataatttttaaaaaattaaaccatgAGAAAGTTGGTCTTAAACACAGcttagagccgggcggtggtggtgcacgcctgtaatcccagaattctgggaggcagaggcaggtgaatttctgagttggaggccagcttggtctacagagtgagttccaggacagccagggctacacagagaaaccctgtctcgaaaaaaacaaatccaaaccaaccaaacaaacaaacaaaaccggcTTATTCCACTATACTTAAACTCAGagtttagcaaaaaaaaaattcccagacTTAGGTCCTGGGGCCTAAGTGCAGCGAGGAGAGAGAGGTGTTTTCAAACCTTGAAGGACCTGCTAAGAACAGCTGAGGGAAGGCtgtgccccgccccgccccgccccgccccgccccgcctcgCCTGGACAGTGACTCCCTCACAGTGAAGCTGCCCTGGGCAGAGCAGGCGCGGGCTGAAGCAGGTTTCGTGGGCTGTTCTGAAGCAGGCATTCTCCTTGACATTGTACTGGAGGAAATGGGAAGTCGCATCGAGGACTTACAGAGGAATGTGGATGCCCTAATGGCTCAGGCTGGGATCCAGAGTTCGATCACAGAACCATCGGTAAGGCCACGCCTCTCGGGTGTTTCAGCTTCATTGCTCGCTAGTGAATCGCTTGGTTAGTCAGTGAAGAGCCTTTGGTCCCGATGAGAAATGGTCCTCGACCATTTTACAGCTAAAGCATGGTCACGGTTCCCGAAAAGGACCCGTTTCAAATGAAAACTCTCAcctgaaaattaaatatttttcacctTTACTCCTTAAGTCAGTTTTTAAGCCACAATATAAGTTATTTTTTTCCCATTgggattctttttatttatttttttcttttcttttttttattcgatataattttttatttacatttcaaatgatttccccttttctagcccctcactccccgaaagtcccgtaagcccccttctcttcccctgtcctcccacacaccccttcccacttccccgttctggttttgccgaatactgcttcactgagtctttccagaaccaggggccactcctcctttcttcttgtatctcatttgatgtgtggattatgttttgggtattccagttttctaggttaatatccacttattagtgagtgcataccatgattcaccttttgagtctgggttacctcacttagtatgatgttctctagctccatccatttgcctaagaatttcatgaattcattgtttctaatggctgaatagtactccattgtgtagatgtgccacattttttgcatccactcttctgttgagggatatctgggttctttccagcatctggcaattataaatagggctgctatgaacatagtagagcatgtatccttattacatgctggggaatcctctgggtatatgcccaggagtggtatagcaggatcttctggagttgaggtgcccagtttttggaggaaccgccagactgctttccagagtggttgtcacAATATAAGTTATAATGAATGAAAGGCTGGAATCGTTACTGGTCATTCCTGTCTTAGATAATatatttgtttgattatttaAATAATGACATATGTTGTTTGATCACAACATCCCGAGCCCTATTCTATCCCATGAGCAACCCAGAGGAAGATTCTTGCCATCTGCCGTGGGAGTGTCCCCTTTCTATGCAATTtcagcctttttatttttaagatttatttattaattttatgtacgtgagtacactgtagctgtcttcagacacaccagaagagggcatcagaccccattacagatggttgtgagccaccatgtggttgctgggaattgaactcaggactctggaggagcagtcggtgcgcttaactgctgagccatctctccagccctggaatttCAGTCTTAAGGAGCAAATAAATCCTGGCTTAGGCTTAGACAGTGTGTATTATATGCCCATGTGTCATACATAGTGACACTGTTTATAAAATACTTAGGCATGTTATGACATGGTCTTCTGACTGCATATGAGATCTCAATGAGCCTTtttgatagttttttttaaatattcatttattttatttatatgagtacacagataactgctgagccatctctccagccatagcACTTTTATATTAGCATATATTAGCATACATTAGCATTATGGCATTTTATTTAGTTCCaacatgtgtgtaagtatgtgtacgTGCTTGTATGTGACAGACGACTTGTAGAAGCTGCTTTTCT is part of the Apodemus sylvaticus chromosome 13, mApoSyl1.1, whole genome shotgun sequence genome and harbors:
- the Hsbp1l1 gene encoding heat shock factor-binding protein 1-like protein 1, translating into MDARTPEVPCGDLLQNAAENLLEEVEEHFQALTTTLNLRMEEMGSRIEDLQRNVDALMAQAGIQSSITEPS